The genomic stretch CATAGCTCACGGTATCAAGTCCGGCACCACCGTATTCAGGTGACACCATCATCCCCATGAAACCAAGTTCACCAAGCTCCTTAATAATGTCATGAGGGAATTCTGCGTTAATATCCCTTTCAACAGCACTCGGAGCAATTTTTTCCTGTGCAAACTCTCTTGCAGTCTGCTGAATCATTAACTGTTCTTCAGTCAATTCAAAATTCATGTAAAATCCTTTTTGTTTGATCTCCAAAAAATATCCGTCTGCAAAAATAGTAAAAAAAGGTTAGATATGGTGAGTTGCTTCCATTCTACTTCTTCCAAGAAGACAAATAGAATCGACCTCATCTCTCTCTGTATTTTAACAATTCCTCCACCAGCAAAAAAACAGTCGTTGATGATTCTTTTTGAGCAGGGTTGTTATGATCGAATTTATCAATTATCTTTTTTGCTCTTTCAATAGCTTGACTTACTCTGATCTCTCCTGTGCCCGGATCAATTGAATCCAAGATTTCAAAGAAGCTTTCAGAAATCAATTTAGTTCCTTTATAATCGTATTCAACTCCCATCCGGGAAAGAAACTTAGTAATCTTCGGTCCATAATCAGTCCGGTCAAGTTTTGAGCCATTGTGGTCAAGAAAATGTAATAGCAACCAGTATTCAAATGCCTGATTTGAATACGCAACATTTATTTTGTTTCTCAGGGCAAGTTGAAAAGCCAAATTAAAATCATTATCACTGAATTCATCCTTATCAAAAACTATCCAATATTCATCAAAGTCAAAATCTTTCTTAAGTTTTATTAATTGTCTTGTTAGAGTCAACGGATCCTTACCATCGTACGAAATGGTAACATTTGCAAGCCTGAACTTTCTGAAGTAACTTGGTTCAGTGTTTTTCCCGCCACAATAAATATAGATTGTTTTCTTTTCCTGAATTGAGAAAGTTTTTCTATTATAGATTAGTTTTCTTCCGGATTTTTCAGTTTTTCCCGTATTTTTATTCATATTAATGAACACTTCCTGAAAGATCAGACAATCTCAAATCATCAAACTCATCCAAAAACGGCATGCCACCATATCTTCCTTCCAGGTAATCAATTTCAAATTTATCAGTTCGCCTTACTTTTATTTCGACAAGCGAATATAGTTTGGAGACTTCAAATCTGTTTTTTTCAACAAACCAGATCTGATCCCGTCGAAACATATCAGAGCTAAGCAAATGAGTACTCTGTGTATTAAATATCAATTGCGCATTTCCCGGATTTGTCGAAGCAGAATTGAAAAGTTGTGCTATTTTCAAGACAAGTTTTGGATGCAATTTAGAATCCAGTTCGTCAACAAAAAGAATTGATCCTGTTTCGAGTGCCTCTATTATCGGTCCGGCGAGAGCAAAAAATTTCTTTGTACCCGAAGATTCATCTGAATCCATCGAAAAAGTTACTCTTTCGCTCTGTTTTTTACCATTTTTATATTTTTTATGAACGGTTTTTACTTCGTAAAAAAGATCAAGATCATTCTTTAATTTACTTTTGTACTCTTCACTATTAAATGAATCACTCTGTCCCAAGGAAGATGATGGTGTAAGATAGATGTCTGTAATACCCATATCGGCTGCATAAAGAAAATTCAAAACTTTCATTTTCCTTTCCTCATCAGTAATCATCGATAAAGTGTAATTGATAAAGGAATCTTCGGTCAATCCGGAAAATATTTTCAGTCTCTTAAACCATCCCAGAATTTCGAGAGCAAGTTCTTCATTAAAGGTGGCTGCCACAGTGATACATAATGCACTTTCCCTGACAAAGCCCCCTCTTATAATACTTTTACCTCGCTTAAAAAGTGAGCGGTGCAGTTTAAAATTATCACCCTTTCGGAAATATATTTCCATCTCTTTTTTGTGAGATCTCATATACAACCATTCAGTGATGACTTTGCCCGGGAGCAGAGTAAAACCATAGCGATAGATTTTATTGTTCGAAAGGAAGACAACCTCAAACTCGGATGGCAATTGCTCTGTCTCTGTATCCAATTTGAAAGAGATTTCACTATTAAGACTTGACATCAAAGAAAGCTCCATAGATCTCAGCAAATATTCCTGCATAAAACCCAGTGCTTCAAATAATTTGCTTTTTCCGGAGGCATTCGCACCATATACTACTGAAGATTTCAACACTCTCAGATCAAAACCGGGTATGTGAACAACATTTTCAGATTCACGGGTCTCTTTATCATAATTTGCCGCGACCTGACTAAAAACAGTTTTATCTCTGAATGTCTTAAAATTCTTTATTGTGAATTCTATTAACATAATTATCTATCTTTTTGTAAATTTATTGCAAATATTGCAATAATTTTGCAAACATGCAACATTTTTTTTAATTATCCTAAATTCCGATCTTGACAACTACCGCTTTTTTGTCTTTTGTCGGATTTCATCAGAAGCCCCCATAAAAATTATTCCTCTTCATTTCCCCTCCATTTTGGTTAAATTCACGGGTTAAATATTCTCTTTTTTCAGGAAAATTATGGACATTATTCTTTATTTGTTCGACTTTATTTTGCATGTGGATGTACATCTGGGTGAGTTGATCAGAGATTATGGTGCTTTGACTTACGGCATTTTGTTTTTAATTATTTTTTGTGAGACGGGCCTGGTGGTCACTCCGTTTTTACCGGGTGACTCGTTGCTTTTTGCTGCAGGAGCTTTTGGAGCGAAAGGTGATCTCGACCCCCATCTGGTGTTTTTGATTCTGGCAGTTGCAGCTTTTCTCGGTGACTCGGTAAATTATTATATCGGGAAAAAGATTGGTCACCGGGCATATACGATGAACAGCCGGTTTATCAAAAAGGAACATCTGCAGAAAACACATCAGTTTTTCGAAAAACATGGCGGAAAAACGATCATTTTTGCTCGGTTTTTCCCCATCATCAGAACTTTCGCTCCGTTTGTTGCTGGAATTGGTGAGATGGAATATAAAAAGTTTATTTCATACAATGCTGTGGGTGGTGTGCTTTGGGTTGCCATTTTTGTGTATCTCGGATATTTTTTCGGTAACCTTCCCTTCGTAAAACAAAATTTTACGATCGTTTTAGTCGCTATTGTTGTGATTTCACTGGCACCGGCAATCATCGGAGTTATTAAGAAATACACAAAACCGAAAGCTGAGCCCGAAGCTTAATTCGGAATATATTAGTTTGATGTCTGGG from Bacteroidota bacterium encodes the following:
- a CDS encoding RloB family protein, which codes for MNKNTGKTEKSGRKLIYNRKTFSIQEKKTIYIYCGGKNTEPSYFRKFRLANVTISYDGKDPLTLTRQLIKLKKDFDFDEYWIVFDKDEFSDNDFNLAFQLALRNKINVAYSNQAFEYWLLLHFLDHNGSKLDRTDYGPKITKFLSRMGVEYDYKGTKLISESFFEILDSIDPGTGEIRVSQAIERAKKIIDKFDHNNPAQKESSTTVFLLVEELLKYRER
- a CDS encoding ATP-binding protein: MLIEFTIKNFKTFRDKTVFSQVAANYDKETRESENVVHIPGFDLRVLKSSVVYGANASGKSKLFEALGFMQEYLLRSMELSLMSSLNSEISFKLDTETEQLPSEFEVVFLSNNKIYRYGFTLLPGKVITEWLYMRSHKKEMEIYFRKGDNFKLHRSLFKRGKSIIRGGFVRESALCITVAATFNEELALEILGWFKRLKIFSGLTEDSFINYTLSMITDEERKMKVLNFLYAADMGITDIYLTPSSSLGQSDSFNSEEYKSKLKNDLDLFYEVKTVHKKYKNGKKQSERVTFSMDSDESSGTKKFFALAGPIIEALETGSILFVDELDSKLHPKLVLKIAQLFNSASTNPGNAQLIFNTQSTHLLSSDMFRRDQIWFVEKNRFEVSKLYSLVEIKVRRTDKFEIDYLEGRYGGMPFLDEFDDLRLSDLSGSVH
- a CDS encoding DedA family protein, with product MDIILYLFDFILHVDVHLGELIRDYGALTYGILFLIIFCETGLVVTPFLPGDSLLFAAGAFGAKGDLDPHLVFLILAVAAFLGDSVNYYIGKKIGHRAYTMNSRFIKKEHLQKTHQFFEKHGGKTIIFARFFPIIRTFAPFVAGIGEMEYKKFISYNAVGGVLWVAIFVYLGYFFGNLPFVKQNFTIVLVAIVVISLAPAIIGVIKKYTKPKAEPEA